Proteins encoded by one window of Lacipirellulaceae bacterium:
- a CDS encoding sigma 54-interacting transcriptional regulator translates to MSLLSSSDQQFLTVLAELSYCNPFEPRRLELEQAALGEDYQPEQYLAWSRKAITNETARPNVVRLTEKADRLAVRLREALSSSGKMKATERQLYEDLIVYVLYYRWFAGNDPVATCSNKTSLGKLWRSFRQELDEFRGPKQLGLFAETTPEHLFACLHQVRRAFKYIFDCIYGDSLPAARLRGTVWQSIFTHDMRRYRRTLYKTMSDYSTLITGPSGTGKELVARAIALSQYVAFDPKQECFVGQLQEGFIPINLSALSPTLIESELFGHCRGAFTGATADRSGWLETCPSHGAVFLDEIGELDLAIQVKLLRVVQSRCYSRLGDTKERTFAGKIIAATNRNLAERMSEGYFRADLYYRLCSDHIQTPSLREQLSAHPEALTSLVKIITERVAGCETAELAAEVESWISREIPADYPWPGNIRELEQCVRNVLIRKQYVPWQPPADKVSELPAWLEGVPESNVTADELLRRYCTATYARLGSYEQTAKALGLDRRTVKAKIDVELLESLR, encoded by the coding sequence ATGTCTCTCCTCTCAAGTTCCGACCAACAGTTTCTGACCGTCCTTGCTGAGCTTTCCTACTGCAATCCGTTCGAGCCCCGCCGTCTCGAACTGGAGCAAGCGGCCCTCGGCGAAGATTACCAACCGGAGCAGTACCTCGCCTGGAGCCGAAAGGCCATTACCAACGAGACGGCGCGGCCGAACGTCGTGCGACTTACCGAGAAAGCAGACCGCTTAGCCGTGCGGCTGCGAGAAGCTCTATCCAGCTCGGGCAAGATGAAGGCCACCGAGAGGCAGCTCTATGAAGATCTAATCGTGTACGTGCTCTACTACCGTTGGTTTGCCGGGAACGATCCGGTAGCGACTTGCAGCAACAAGACGAGTCTTGGCAAGCTTTGGCGGTCGTTTCGTCAAGAGTTGGACGAGTTCCGTGGGCCGAAGCAGCTCGGCCTTTTTGCCGAGACCACGCCCGAGCATTTGTTCGCGTGTCTGCATCAAGTGCGACGTGCATTCAAGTACATCTTCGACTGTATCTATGGCGATTCGTTACCGGCAGCGCGTTTGCGTGGAACGGTTTGGCAATCGATCTTTACTCACGATATGCGACGTTACCGACGGACGCTATATAAAACAATGTCCGATTACTCGACGCTCATCACTGGCCCTTCAGGAACAGGCAAGGAACTGGTCGCCCGTGCGATTGCCCTGTCGCAGTACGTTGCGTTCGATCCCAAGCAGGAGTGCTTCGTTGGGCAGCTGCAAGAAGGCTTTATTCCAATCAATCTCTCCGCGCTCTCTCCCACATTGATTGAGTCGGAACTTTTCGGCCACTGTCGCGGTGCGTTTACGGGAGCAACGGCTGATCGTTCAGGTTGGCTGGAAACGTGTCCCTCGCATGGAGCCGTTTTCCTTGATGAGATCGGAGAGCTCGATCTGGCGATTCAAGTGAAGTTGCTGCGTGTTGTGCAATCGCGTTGTTATTCCCGCCTGGGGGACACCAAGGAGCGCACCTTTGCGGGGAAGATTATCGCCGCCACGAACCGCAACTTGGCTGAGCGGATGAGCGAAGGATACTTTCGGGCCGATCTGTACTACCGGCTCTGCTCCGACCACATTCAGACCCCTTCGTTACGCGAACAATTGAGTGCTCACCCTGAAGCGTTGACCAGCCTAGTAAAGATCATCACCGAACGGGTCGCAGGGTGCGAAACGGCGGAGTTAGCCGCCGAAGTCGAAAGCTGGATCAGCCGTGAGATCCCCGCCGACTATCCCTGGCCCGGCAACATCCGCGAATTGGAGCAATGCGTCCGCAACGTACTAATCCGAAAGCAGTACGTGCCTTGGCAGCCGCCTGCCGACAAAGTTTCGGAGCTTCCGGCATGGTTGGAAGGCGTGCCTGAGAGCAACGTCACTGCCGATGAGCTCCTCCGCCGCTACTGCACCGCCACCTACGCACGACTTGGCAGCTACGAGCAGACTGCCAAAGCACTCGGCCTCGACCGCCGTACAGTAAAAGCCAAAATCGACGTGGAACTTTTAGAGTCGCTGCGCTGA
- a CDS encoding sulfatase-like hydrolase/transferase produces the protein MRRLTLLVFFLLSPIAWCHAEDAPDRPNILWITSEDNAAHWLGCYGNQQAKTPRLDALAEQSVLFEHAYSNAPVCAVARSTLLNGAYAVTQGTQHMRSRHKVPATFKPYVSYLREAGYYCTNNSKTDFNQKGNDRAIWDACSGKAHYRNRPAGTPFFTIFNLTFSHESSLFPENVEKRRQQGVLPKKTRIDSADIEVPPYLPDLPAVRSDFATYYDTMTVLDAQVGKILDELQREGLAENTIVFYYSDHGGPTPRGKRYLHDTGVQVPLLIHVPEKYRAMSPFANGSRREELVAFVDFAPTLLSLCGLEKPEQMQGRAFLGEHRQEPPSEDTVFLYGDRFDELIGMRRGITDGRYKYVRRFMPHLPAAPYSYYQFSMPSWTAWKEAWQAGNLDQQFAATWEAPQPTETLFDTQTDPWEITNLADDPAYQEVLTKMREQLVETMQQARDTGLIPEGMFQELADGTTINEFAASEKFQVDEVLAIAMKASESKTENLPKLIESLKSDDPLIRYWAAAGCVFLGKEASPSAAALKKLASDSHSTNRIMAARALFGLGETEQSTNLLVAELGKKLNSESAILLINTLTEIDALDQVPASWVKRTLDDVNANEYLRRFGKRLKQSQKD, from the coding sequence TTGCGCCGCTTGACCCTGCTTGTTTTTTTCCTTCTTAGTCCCATAGCTTGGTGTCATGCGGAAGACGCGCCGGACCGCCCGAACATTCTCTGGATCACTAGCGAGGATAACGCCGCCCACTGGCTCGGCTGCTACGGCAACCAGCAGGCGAAAACGCCGCGGCTGGATGCGTTGGCTGAGCAAAGCGTGCTGTTCGAACACGCTTACTCGAACGCGCCGGTCTGCGCGGTGGCGCGTTCGACGCTGCTCAACGGTGCATATGCTGTGACCCAGGGCACGCAGCACATGCGCAGCCGTCACAAGGTTCCTGCGACTTTCAAACCCTACGTGAGCTACTTACGCGAGGCGGGCTACTACTGCACGAACAACAGCAAGACGGACTTCAACCAGAAGGGCAACGACCGGGCGATTTGGGACGCGTGCTCGGGGAAAGCCCACTATAGGAATCGCCCCGCGGGAACTCCCTTCTTCACGATCTTCAACCTGACCTTCTCGCACGAGAGTTCGCTCTTCCCTGAAAACGTCGAAAAACGCCGCCAGCAGGGCGTGCTGCCCAAGAAGACGCGGATTGATTCGGCAGACATCGAGGTCCCGCCCTATCTGCCCGACTTACCGGCAGTGCGATCTGACTTCGCCACGTATTACGACACAATGACGGTCCTCGACGCGCAGGTCGGAAAGATTCTTGATGAGCTCCAACGCGAAGGATTAGCAGAGAACACGATCGTCTTCTACTACAGCGACCACGGCGGCCCGACGCCACGGGGGAAACGCTACCTGCACGACACGGGCGTGCAAGTTCCACTATTGATTCACGTGCCCGAAAAGTACCGCGCGATGAGTCCCTTCGCCAACGGCTCTCGACGAGAAGAACTCGTCGCGTTTGTCGACTTTGCACCAACACTGCTCTCACTCTGCGGCCTCGAAAAGCCTGAGCAAATGCAAGGCCGCGCGTTTCTGGGCGAGCATCGCCAAGAACCACCGTCGGAGGACACCGTTTTTCTCTATGGCGATCGCTTTGACGAACTCATCGGCATGCGACGCGGCATCACCGATGGGCGGTACAAATATGTCCGTCGCTTCATGCCCCACTTGCCCGCGGCTCCTTACAGCTACTACCAGTTCTCGATGCCTTCCTGGACGGCCTGGAAGGAAGCCTGGCAGGCTGGAAACCTGGATCAGCAATTCGCAGCCACTTGGGAAGCCCCTCAACCAACTGAAACGCTCTTCGACACTCAAACCGATCCTTGGGAAATCACGAACTTGGCGGACGATCCGGCCTACCAAGAAGTACTGACCAAAATGCGCGAGCAACTCGTGGAAACTATGCAGCAGGCACGCGACACGGGGCTCATCCCCGAGGGGATGTTTCAAGAGTTGGCCGATGGAACAACGATCAATGAGTTTGCTGCTAGCGAGAAGTTCCAAGTCGACGAAGTGCTAGCGATCGCCATGAAAGCGAGCGAATCGAAAACCGAGAACCTTCCAAAGCTGATTGAGTCACTCAAGAGCGACGACCCGCTAATCCGCTACTGGGCTGCCGCGGGTTGCGTGTTCCTCGGCAAGGAAGCGTCACCTAGCGCCGCGGCACTAAAAAAACTCGCAAGCGATTCCCACTCTACCAACCGCATCATGGCAGCTCGAGCGTTGTTCGGACTAGGTGAGACCGAACAATCAACGAATCTGCTGGTCGCGGAACTCGGGAAGAAACTCAATAGCGAATCCGCGATCCTGCTGATCAATACGCTCACCGAGATCGACGCCCTCGACCAAGTTCCGGCTTCGTGGGTCAAACGTACTTTGGACGATGTGAACGCCAATGAGTACTTGCGACGTTTTGGGAAGCGACTGAAGCAATCGCAAAAGGATTAA
- a CDS encoding LamG domain-containing protein, protein MVRKYLFRLLVVLVASALAEDTLAVVPTPTVGHWRFDDGAGSIATDFINGNDGVWDGGTGNNVWAAGIIGGGSQTNDENGGNGQEHFTIPSLSQLNGASGLTISIWFNQNVTDNNNSTYNALFMTRFMETSFGGGGENWGVALENNSAPRHIDWRVDGVSGGEFDLISGDPGWHHVAFTWDGTIGQRAIFLDGTELERVSAQTGTIINGGSWDIGNDTCCGNREFTGTLDDLAVWDTALPASTITEIYFNGLSGVNASSENPPLRGDVDLDGDVDFDETDNDGISDLDIIQANFDMFTTGAFRTDGDLTADGVVNFDDLVEWRRGFVLNGGNLEALANRVPEPNACLIMICSGLLALSRASRSRH, encoded by the coding sequence ATGGTCCGTAAGTACCTATTCCGTTTGCTTGTTGTCCTTGTCGCTTCGGCGCTTGCTGAGGACACGCTCGCCGTCGTTCCCACCCCTACGGTCGGCCATTGGCGATTCGATGATGGTGCGGGCTCCATCGCTACTGATTTCATCAATGGCAACGATGGCGTTTGGGACGGTGGCACGGGGAACAATGTGTGGGCAGCGGGGATCATTGGTGGCGGGTCGCAAACCAACGATGAGAACGGCGGCAATGGCCAGGAGCATTTCACAATCCCCTCCCTCTCGCAGCTCAACGGAGCGAGCGGACTGACGATCTCGATTTGGTTCAATCAGAATGTTACCGACAATAACAACTCAACTTACAATGCACTTTTCATGACACGCTTCATGGAAACGAGCTTTGGCGGTGGCGGCGAGAACTGGGGCGTTGCCTTAGAGAACAACAGTGCACCGCGTCATATTGATTGGCGTGTCGACGGCGTTTCTGGCGGCGAGTTCGATCTCATCTCCGGCGACCCGGGCTGGCACCATGTAGCGTTCACTTGGGATGGCACCATTGGCCAGCGGGCCATCTTTCTTGACGGGACCGAGTTGGAACGCGTCAGTGCACAGACCGGCACCATCATCAATGGTGGCTCTTGGGACATCGGCAACGATACCTGCTGCGGTAACCGCGAATTCACAGGCACCCTGGATGACTTAGCCGTTTGGGACACGGCCTTACCTGCATCCACGATTACCGAGATCTACTTCAACGGCCTCTCCGGCGTGAACGCCTCTTCGGAGAATCCTCCGCTTCGCGGAGATGTCGATCTTGATGGGGACGTCGATTTCGATGAGACCGACAACGACGGCATCAGCGATCTCGACATCATCCAAGCCAATTTCGATATGTTCACCACGGGGGCGTTCCGCACCGATGGCGATCTTACCGCTGATGGCGTGGTGAATTTCGATGACCTCGTCGAGTGGCGGCGTGGCTTTGTCCTCAACGGCGGGAATCTCGAGGCGTTAGCCAACCGTGTCCCTGAACCAAACGCCTGCCTGATAATGATTTGCTCCGGCCTCCTAGCCCTTTCCCGTGCTTCTCGCTCCCGGCATTGA
- a CDS encoding PEP-CTERM sorting domain-containing protein (PEP-CTERM proteins occur, often in large numbers, in the proteomes of bacteria that also encode an exosortase, a predicted intramembrane cysteine proteinase. The presence of a PEP-CTERM domain at a protein's C-terminus predicts cleavage within the sorting domain, followed by covalent anchoring to some some component of the (usually Gram-negative) cell surface. Many PEP-CTERM proteins exhibit an unusual sequence composition that includes large numbers of potential glycosylation sites. Expression of one such protein has been shown restore the ability of a bacterium to form floc, a type of biofilm.) has translation MLLAPGIDWLLLVDFMHIRFQFSVALFALLAVAIPLRSHAQDVVLRVDRDSGVVSIANNVVTDGHVGLYEIRSDLGSIDSAAWVPLANGDSSWRVVGTPSSTKVTEIKETGEVAVSQGSPVGLGAAFDPAPAKLAAGFGVDVEDLAFRYFDPVLDQVLEPTVEYVGEKIYNNLILNIDPATGQANIENESPFDVDLTGYTVKSALGELNPSWAGIRASDATNWVEAGISATTVLSELNQNPTTAALLLTAGSTVSLGSLYTGDGSNQDVTFDFILEGSEMQVSSVVKYTSLGIAGDADGDDDVDGADFLSFQRTDASQIPTWQANYGNSGSNVASIQSVPEPSTLLLTLLCGTFLFARCRQLSA, from the coding sequence GTGCTTCTCGCTCCCGGCATTGATTGGCTTCTCTTGGTTGACTTTATGCATATTCGTTTCCAATTCTCAGTCGCACTTTTTGCCCTGCTGGCCGTCGCGATACCGTTGCGTTCGCACGCACAAGATGTCGTGCTCAGGGTGGACCGTGATTCGGGCGTTGTTAGCATCGCCAACAATGTTGTCACAGACGGGCATGTGGGTCTCTACGAAATTCGCTCGGATCTAGGCTCCATTGATTCGGCAGCTTGGGTGCCCTTGGCCAATGGCGACTCGTCTTGGCGTGTGGTGGGAACTCCTTCCAGTACGAAGGTGACAGAGATCAAAGAGACGGGCGAGGTCGCCGTCAGTCAGGGCTCGCCGGTTGGTTTAGGAGCGGCATTCGATCCTGCCCCGGCCAAACTGGCTGCCGGCTTTGGCGTAGATGTCGAAGACTTGGCGTTCCGCTACTTCGATCCGGTCCTCGATCAAGTGCTCGAGCCAACCGTCGAGTATGTTGGCGAGAAGATCTACAACAATCTTATTCTGAATATCGACCCCGCGACGGGGCAGGCGAATATCGAAAATGAATCACCATTTGATGTCGATCTAACGGGCTATACCGTGAAGTCTGCCCTCGGTGAGTTGAATCCTAGCTGGGCGGGAATCCGAGCCAGTGATGCGACGAATTGGGTGGAAGCAGGCATCAGCGCGACGACGGTCCTCTCCGAACTGAATCAAAATCCCACAACCGCAGCGCTACTCCTTACCGCCGGCTCGACAGTCAGCCTCGGTTCGCTTTACACGGGCGACGGCAGTAACCAGGATGTCACCTTCGACTTCATTCTCGAAGGCTCAGAAATGCAAGTCAGTAGCGTTGTGAAATACACCAGCCTCGGAATCGCAGGCGATGCCGACGGGGATGACGATGTCGATGGGGCGGATTTTTTAAGCTTCCAACGAACCGACGCCTCTCAGATTCCAACTTGGCAAGCCAATTACGGAAACAGCGGCTCGAACGTCGCCAGCATCCAGAGCGTCCCCGAGCCCTCCACACTTTTGCTGACCTTGCTTTGCGGTACGTTCCTGTTCGCCCGGTGCCGTCAACTCTCAGCTTAA
- a CDS encoding PQQ-dependent sugar dehydrogenase, whose amino-acid sequence MKRSSRTIFALTTGILAVASIQPLYAQRISNGSLSVRLSDFHSFQTSADDYAPTDMIQMPDGRFMVATLGGTVRLLDQNGGLISTLMSPTETQTTKVDITHYGMTSLQLHPDFDQVGTFGYGKAYALVTQQPQTVTGVTADFSVPGGNPATNGSFTNQDVVREYDLTSMLTSGTTSYVGQSVTSRDIWRIDSPQASHNAFDIVFSSNGDMYITSGDGGFTELNSLGPLHNRRQKSQDLDSAYGKILRINPDPNAYTQTGGQNNQYSIPDDNPFFNTSGALKEIFANGVRSPYRMNLDPDDPNEETLWLGDVGEGGREEVSKVTKGANLGWGRFEGTNQSNGSISLQGNAHTPPEFQYSHGPLSLTSSSSGPFDNYNEEAGGNSITGGHLYRGTALGPEFDGLYIGANLGHHAGSSQRLPRLFYGDPDDAAVDLFKFDFDPFGQKFDNDFLNTDMFVPGFDFEAAGLTPGEFDLPQLIISITEDAAGELYVLGVDFNGLATISKIVPNLLPGDVDNMNGVTLDDFLIIRANFNQAVASRSQGDLTGDGIVDLDDYGQWQANVSPAVAAAANWNVLEPSGVVLLLAGLLAMPLGRRR is encoded by the coding sequence ATGAAGCGATCCTCCCGAACAATCTTCGCCCTGACGACCGGCATCCTTGCCGTTGCGAGCATTCAGCCTCTCTATGCTCAGCGTATCAGCAACGGTTCGCTTTCGGTCCGTTTGTCAGACTTTCACTCCTTCCAAACTTCTGCCGACGATTATGCTCCCACGGACATGATTCAAATGCCCGATGGACGGTTCATGGTGGCGACCCTCGGCGGCACGGTGCGGTTACTCGACCAGAATGGCGGGCTCATTTCCACACTGATGAGTCCGACCGAAACCCAAACTACCAAGGTCGACATCACCCACTACGGCATGACCAGCTTGCAACTGCATCCCGACTTTGATCAGGTAGGCACGTTCGGCTACGGCAAGGCCTACGCGCTGGTGACCCAACAGCCGCAGACGGTTACCGGGGTGACGGCCGACTTCTCCGTGCCTGGGGGCAATCCGGCAACGAATGGTTCATTCACCAACCAGGACGTCGTCCGCGAGTATGATCTCACTTCGATGCTCACCAGCGGAACCACTTCTTATGTAGGCCAGTCGGTCACTTCGCGTGATATTTGGCGAATCGACTCGCCGCAAGCTTCGCACAATGCATTCGACATCGTCTTCAGCAGCAATGGCGACATGTATATCACCTCGGGCGATGGTGGCTTTACGGAGCTAAACTCCCTTGGCCCTTTGCACAATCGCCGTCAGAAGTCGCAAGACCTCGATAGCGCTTACGGCAAGATCCTCCGCATCAACCCCGACCCCAACGCATACACGCAAACCGGCGGGCAAAACAATCAGTACAGCATTCCCGACGACAATCCGTTCTTCAATACTTCTGGGGCGCTGAAGGAAATCTTCGCCAATGGTGTCCGCAGCCCGTACCGCATGAACCTCGACCCCGACGACCCCAACGAGGAAACCCTTTGGCTGGGCGACGTTGGCGAAGGGGGACGTGAGGAAGTCAGCAAGGTCACCAAGGGCGCCAACCTTGGTTGGGGCCGTTTTGAAGGTACCAACCAGAGTAACGGCAGCATCTCGCTACAAGGCAACGCGCACACGCCGCCGGAGTTTCAATACTCCCACGGCCCATTGAGCCTCACCAGTTCCTCCAGCGGTCCCTTTGATAACTACAACGAGGAGGCGGGTGGCAACTCGATCACGGGGGGCCATCTGTATCGTGGCACGGCGCTCGGACCGGAATTCGACGGCCTTTACATCGGCGCCAACTTGGGCCACCACGCCGGCAGTTCCCAACGCTTGCCGCGTCTGTTCTACGGCGACCCCGACGATGCGGCGGTCGATTTGTTCAAGTTCGACTTCGATCCTTTCGGCCAAAAGTTCGATAACGATTTCCTCAACACGGACATGTTCGTGCCCGGTTTCGATTTCGAAGCGGCGGGCCTCACCCCTGGCGAGTTCGACCTGCCTCAATTGATTATCAGCATCACTGAGGATGCCGCGGGTGAGCTTTATGTCCTCGGCGTCGATTTCAACGGCTTGGCGACCATCTCGAAGATCGTCCCCAACCTGCTCCCCGGCGACGTCGACAACATGAACGGCGTCACGCTTGATGACTTCCTCATCATCCGTGCCAACTTCAACCAGGCCGTCGCCAGCCGCAGCCAAGGCGACCTCACCGGCGACGGCATCGTCGACCTCGACGACTACGGCCAATGGCAAGCGAATGTCTCCCCCGCCGTGGCCGCCGCGGCTAACTGGAACGTTCTGGAGCCGAGTGGTGTGGTGCTCCTGTTAGCGGGTTTGCTTGCGATGCCGCTGGGTCGTAGGCGGTAG
- a CDS encoding AAA family ATPase, producing the protein MKNTKDEVNELCKKIAGEFRGRSFDPFIEFIAFPNYKNFSKDTRITFEFPLTVVVGQNGTGKSSLLQALYGAPAGLQPGKWWFGTALDPMIYDELIRTGTRKRLKTEDKAAFWYQYREKGTSRQAVKTRVRREGDPDYWEPSRPIKSYGMDSNDRAPVVSMDAIYMNFKTQISAFDRCFYFNAPDAISKVARSAYWRDITATAKPRSARIQDYLRWRSTRLKKALIEGEVVRHGPHEFHETRVKLTSNELSDISNIIGRTYESGYLLEHRFYETWGMSVMFNTEERSYSDAFAGSGESAVVRLVHEVSKSEPGRLILLDEPETSLHPGAQERLLTFLLRETRQKKLQIIISTHSPALVRLLPKNAIRVVSLNADNRI; encoded by the coding sequence ATGAAGAATACAAAAGACGAAGTGAACGAACTCTGCAAGAAGATTGCGGGCGAATTCCGTGGCAGAAGTTTTGACCCCTTCATCGAGTTTATTGCGTTTCCGAATTACAAGAATTTCAGCAAAGATACCCGAATAACCTTTGAGTTTCCCCTGACAGTAGTAGTGGGTCAGAATGGAACTGGTAAGAGTTCATTGCTGCAAGCGCTTTATGGTGCTCCAGCGGGGCTTCAACCTGGCAAATGGTGGTTTGGCACGGCCCTCGACCCAATGATCTATGATGAACTCATACGTACAGGAACACGCAAGCGGCTCAAGACCGAGGACAAGGCGGCTTTTTGGTATCAATATCGGGAAAAAGGCACGAGTCGACAGGCTGTGAAAACAAGAGTTCGCCGTGAAGGTGATCCAGATTACTGGGAGCCGAGCAGGCCGATTAAGAGCTATGGAATGGATAGTAATGACAGAGCGCCAGTAGTGTCCATGGATGCGATCTACATGAACTTCAAAACGCAGATAAGTGCGTTCGACCGATGCTTTTATTTCAATGCGCCGGATGCGATCAGCAAGGTCGCTCGTTCTGCATATTGGCGCGATATAACCGCAACTGCAAAACCCAGATCAGCTAGAATTCAGGATTACCTCCGCTGGCGTTCAACAAGGCTAAAGAAGGCTTTGATAGAAGGTGAAGTTGTTAGGCATGGTCCACATGAATTTCACGAGACACGCGTAAAACTCACGTCTAATGAGCTGTCAGACATCAGCAACATAATTGGACGAACCTACGAATCAGGTTACTTGTTGGAGCATCGCTTCTATGAGACGTGGGGAATGTCGGTCATGTTCAATACAGAAGAGAGATCTTACTCAGATGCATTCGCTGGCAGTGGCGAGTCGGCAGTCGTTAGACTCGTACACGAAGTATCGAAGTCGGAGCCAGGGCGGCTAATCCTACTAGATGAGCCAGAGACTTCATTGCACCCGGGAGCACAAGAGCGTTTACTCACCTTTTTATTGCGAGAGACCCGACAAAAAAAATTGCAGATTATCATCTCAACTCATTCGCCAGCCCTAGTCCGACTTTTACCGAAAAACGCAATCCGTGT